One window of Bos indicus isolate NIAB-ARS_2022 breed Sahiwal x Tharparkar chromosome 18, NIAB-ARS_B.indTharparkar_mat_pri_1.0, whole genome shotgun sequence genomic DNA carries:
- the LDHD gene encoding probable D-lactate dehydrogenase, mitochondrial: MAILLRPASWGLFSWRGYCSRGTQGRLSAGFVEALKAVVGSPHVSTAAVVREQHGHDESMHRCQPPDAVVWPQNVEQVSRLAALCYGQGVPIIPFGTGTGLEGGVCAVQGGVCINLTRMDRILELNPEDFSVVVEPGVTRKALNTHLRDRGLWFPVDPGADASLCGMAATGASGTNSVRYGTMRDNVLNLEVVLPSGQRLHTAGPGRRFRKSAAGYNLTGLFVGSEGTLGLITAATLRLHPVPEATVAATCAFPTVQAAVDSTVHILQAAVPVARIEFLDEVMMDACNRHSKLNCCVAPTLFLEFHGSEQALAEQVQRTEEIIRHNGGSHFSWAKEAEERSRLWAARHNAWYASLALRPGCKGYSTDVCVPISRLPEILVQTKEDLEAWRLTGTIVGHVGDGNFHCILLVDPEDPEELLRVQAFAEQLGRRALALHGTCTGEHGIGLGKRQLLPEEVGAVGMETMRQIKATLDPQGLMNPGKVL, translated from the exons ATGGCCATCCTGCTCCGGCCTGCAAGCTGGGGACTGTTCTCCTGGAGGGGCTACTGCTCCAGGGGGACGCAG GGCAGACTCAGCGCGGGCTTTGTGGAGGCTCTGAAGGCAGTTGTGGGGAGCCCCCACGTGTCTACCGCGGCTGTGGTCCGAGAGCAGCACGGGCACGATGAGTCCATGCACAG GTGCCAACCTCCGGACGCTGTGGTGTGGCCCCAGAATGTGGAGCAGGTCAGCCGGCTGGCAGCCCTGTGCTATGGCCAAGGCGTGCCCATCATCCCCTTCGGCACAGGCACCGGGCTGGAGGGTGGAGTCTGCGCGGTCCAG GGTGGCGTCTGTATCAACCTGACCCGTATGGACCGAATCTTGGAGCTGAATCCCGAAGACTTCTCTGTCGTGGTAGAACCCGGCGTCACCCGCAAAGCTCTCAACACTCACCTGCGGGACCGCGGCCTCTGGTTTCCTGTGG aCCCAGGTGCAGACGCCTCTCTCTGTGGCATGGCGGCCACTGGAGCCTCGGGCACCAACTCTGTGCGCTACGGCACCATGCGCGACAACGTGCTGAACCTGGAGGTGGTGCTGCCCAGCGGGCAGCGGCTGCACACCGCAGGCCCCGGCCGGCGCTTCCG GAAGAGCGCAGCCGGCTACAACCTCACCGGGCTCTTTGTGGGCTCCGAGGGAACGCTGGGCCTCATCACAGCCGCCACTCTGCGCCTGCACCCTGTTCCTGAGGCCACTGTGGCCGCCACCTGTGCCTTCCCCACTGTCCAGGCGGCGGTGGACAGCACCGTACACATCCTTCAGGCTGCAGTACCTGTGGCCCGCATTG AGTTCCTAGATGAGGTCATGATGGATGCCTGCAACAGGCACAGCAAGCTGAACTGCTGCGTGGCACCCACGCTCTTCCTCGAGTTCCATGGCTCCGAGCAGGCGCTGGCAGAGCAGGTGCAGCGCACAG AGGAGATCATCCGTCATAACGGAGGCTCCCACTTCTCCTGGGCCAAGGAGGCAGAGGAGCGCAGCCGCCTCTGGGCAGCCCGGCACAACGCCTGGTATGCAAGCCTGGCCCTGCGGCCGGGCTGCAAG GGCTATTCTACCGACGTGTGTGTGCCCATCTCCCGGCTGCCGGAGATCCTGGTGCAGACCAAAGAGGACCTGGAGGCCTGGAGACTCACAG GAACCATTGTCGGGCATGTGGGCGACGGGAATTTCCACTGCATCCTGCTGGTAGACCCTGAGGACCCCGAGGAGCTCCTCAGGGTCCAGGCCTTTGCAGAGCAGCTGGGCAG GCGTGCACTAGCACTCCACGGCACGTGCACCGGGGAACATGGCATCGGGCTGGGCAAGCGGCAGCTGCTGCCCGAGGAAGTGGGCGCGGTGGGCATGGAGACCATGCGGCAGATCAAGGCCACGCTGGACCCCCAAGGCCTCATGAACCCAGGCAAGGTGCTGTGA